In Pseudophryne corroboree isolate aPseCor3 chromosome 3, aPseCor3.hap2, whole genome shotgun sequence, a genomic segment contains:
- the LOC135057396 gene encoding olfactory receptor 5AR1-like: MKMFNMTLEFKVTEFTIQCFSQNQNALFIMFLIIYLNIVLGNIAVFTCITLDSHLHTPMYIFLGNLSLLDILSTSNILPKLLSMLFTQHKIINFHGCMTQLYFFIYFTCTEFFLLAVMAYDRYVAICHPLHYTLLMTIRQCALFLVTVWTAAALEPVFHTVYIAKLSFCSSHQVNHFFCDISPLLKLSCSDTMHVEIATYVLGAIVGLSSFTLTLSSYVFIIIAILNIRSADGRRKAFFTCASHLISVVIFYGTSLSLHVRPISTYFPMQDKIFSLLYIILIPILNPIIYTMKNKQFKDAFRKCIKL, encoded by the coding sequence ATGAAGATGTTTAACATGACTTTAGAATTCAAGGTGACAGAATTCACGATCCAGTGTTTTTCCCAAAATCAGAATGCACTTTTCATAATGTTTTTAATCATTTATCTGAACATTGTGTTAGGGAACATAGCTGTTTTCACTTGTATTACTTTGGATTCTCACTTGCACACCCCTATGTATATCTTCCTGGGAAACCTATCGTTATTGGACATTTTGTCTACTTCAAATATTCTACCAAAGCTTCTGTCCATGCTCTTCACACAACATAAGATTATAAACTTCCATGGGTGTATGACACAACTATACTTTTTCATCTATTTTACTTGTACTGAATTCTTTCTTCTTGCCGTCATGGCTTATGATCGCTATGTGGCTATTTGTCACCCACTTCACTACACTTTACTTATGACCATAAGGCAGTGCGCTCTATTTTTAGTAACTGTATGGACTGCTGCTGCATTGGAACCAGTTTTTCATACTGTTTATATAGCAAAATTGTCCTTTTGTTCATCGCACCAAGTTAACCATTTTTTCTGTGACATTTCTCCTTTGTTGAAACTTTCCTGCAGTGACACAATGCATGTAGAGATTGCAACCTATGTTTTAGGAGCAATTGTGGGACTGAGCTCCTTCACACTTACCTTATCTTCCTATGTCTTTATCATAATTGCTATCCTGAATATTCGGTCTGCAGATGGGAGACGTAAAGCATTTTTCACCTGTGCCTCACACCTCATTTCTGTTGTTATATTTTATGGAACCTCTCTCTCTTTGCATGTAAGACCCATATCAACATATTTTCCAATGCAGGACAAGATTTTCTCTCTTCTGTACATCATATTGATCCCAATACTTAACCCTATTATTTATACAATGAAGAATAAGCAATTTAAAGATGCCTTTAGAAAATGTATTAAATTATGA